A stretch of the Desulfobacter sp. genome encodes the following:
- a CDS encoding PAS domain S-box protein: MNRFLTYIRYSLVSKLIIIVGLTVIFSISVWAYVNINNLKTQNMKTLVDSTDRLTNSIKLGTHYAMMLNSRDDINQIINNIASQPGIENIRIYNKDGQVKFTNHEGEVDTFADIKAVACDICHKTSPPPDRISLKERSRYFFSSEGYRLLGIVQPICNEPGCATGDCHFHPQNQKILGTLDVVVSLDDADRQILKMEKGIIKLALSTIFIISVILFFSILQFVKKPIIKLIDGTRKIARGQYDARIQIGRDYEIDLLGRAIEQMGHEIGQNQAKLRKQKDEYQDLFDKAPCMIAVQDKNYRLLRYNRVFKDRFDPKPGSLCYHAYKGRDEKCEDCPVDKTFRDGRSHYGEAEGMGKNGESTHWIFITAPIWDEQGNVTAAMEMSIDITRRRRLEKDLARSEEKYHAIFNNISNPVFVVNQADFKVLDCNIKALEVYQYSKEKMLASCFSDFFRPEDRSELELQVRRRHEISKIKHLDSQNRVIDVDMWVSPSEYSGQKVFLITINDITQRLETEQHLLHASKMATLGEMSTGIAHELNQPLSVIKSSSSFCLKKRHRREKISDEILNRLMEKIDANVDRAEKIIHHMRQFARKSEIKLVPVRINDVLQRTFEMFNQQLKIHGIEVVWDKKKDLPMILADPDRLEQVFINLIMNARDAIEAKWKQEGQTPGYGDEITIRTRVRKSRSGLRPVHKGGGQYLVIEIQDSGTGIAAGVADRLFEPFFTTKEVGKGTGLGLSISYGIIKDCGGSIRAAGAKGGGALFVIRFPAHHDQDLDIIYS, from the coding sequence ATGAACCGGTTTTTGACATATATCCGGTACAGCCTGGTCTCCAAGCTGATCATCATTGTCGGCCTGACCGTGATTTTTTCCATTTCCGTCTGGGCCTATGTCAATATCAACAACCTTAAAACCCAGAATATGAAAACCCTGGTGGACAGCACAGACCGGCTGACCAATTCCATAAAGCTTGGCACCCACTATGCCATGATGCTCAACTCCCGGGACGACATCAACCAGATCATCAATAATATTGCGTCCCAGCCCGGGATTGAGAATATCAGGATTTATAACAAGGACGGCCAGGTCAAATTCACCAACCATGAAGGTGAAGTTGACACCTTTGCCGACATCAAGGCGGTGGCCTGTGATATCTGCCATAAAACGTCTCCGCCCCCGGACCGGATCTCTCTTAAAGAACGGAGCCGTTATTTTTTTTCATCCGAGGGATACAGGCTTTTGGGCATTGTCCAGCCCATCTGCAATGAACCGGGATGTGCCACAGGCGACTGCCATTTCCATCCCCAGAACCAGAAAATTCTCGGCACCCTGGATGTGGTGGTTTCCCTGGACGATGCAGACCGTCAGATTTTAAAAATGGAAAAGGGAATCATCAAACTGGCCCTGTCCACTATTTTTATTATTTCCGTGATTTTATTTTTTTCCATTCTTCAGTTTGTAAAAAAACCGATCATCAAACTCATTGACGGGACCCGGAAAATAGCCAGGGGCCAGTATGATGCCAGGATTCAAATCGGGCGGGATTATGAAATCGATCTTCTGGGCCGGGCCATTGAGCAGATGGGTCATGAGATCGGCCAGAATCAGGCCAAGCTCAGAAAACAAAAAGACGAATACCAGGACCTTTTTGACAAGGCCCCATGCATGATTGCGGTCCAGGATAAAAATTACAGGCTGCTTCGGTATAACCGGGTATTCAAGGACCGGTTTGACCCCAAGCCGGGGTCTCTTTGCTATCACGCCTACAAGGGCCGGGATGAAAAATGCGAAGACTGCCCCGTGGATAAAACTTTCAGGGATGGACGTTCCCACTATGGTGAAGCCGAAGGCATGGGAAAAAACGGAGAATCCACCCATTGGATTTTTATTACAGCCCCCATTTGGGATGAACAGGGCAATGTCACGGCCGCCATGGAGATGAGCATTGATATTACCCGGCGCAGGCGGCTGGAAAAAGATCTTGCCCGGTCAGAAGAAAAATACCATGCCATATTCAACAATATTTCCAACCCCGTCTTTGTGGTCAACCAGGCGGACTTTAAGGTCCTTGATTGCAACATCAAAGCTCTTGAGGTCTATCAATACTCAAAAGAGAAGATGCTGGCTTCGTGTTTTTCCGATTTTTTCAGACCCGAAGACCGATCTGAACTTGAACTTCAGGTGAGACGCCGGCATGAGATCAGCAAGATCAAGCATTTGGACAGTCAAAACAGGGTGATTGATGTGGATATGTGGGTATCGCCCTCTGAGTATTCCGGGCAAAAAGTGTTTTTGATTACCATCAACGATATTACCCAGCGCCTGGAAACAGAACAGCATTTGCTTCATGCCAGCAAAATGGCCACTTTAGGTGAGATGTCCACGGGAATAGCCCATGAGCTGAACCAGCCGCTTTCCGTGATCAAGTCCTCTTCAAGTTTCTGCCTTAAAAAGAGACACAGAAGAGAGAAAATATCAGATGAGATTCTGAACCGGCTCATGGAAAAGATTGATGCCAATGTGGACCGGGCTGAAAAAATTATCCACCACATGCGCCAGTTTGCCAGGAAGTCTGAAATTAAACTGGTACCGGTGAGGATCAATGACGTGCTCCAGAGAACCTTTGAGATGTTCAACCAGCAGCTGAAGATTCACGGTATAGAGGTGGTCTGGGACAAAAAAAAGGATCTGCCCATGATTCTGGCCGATCCTGACCGGCTTGAGCAGGTCTTTATCAATTTGATCATGAATGCCAGGGACGCCATTGAAGCCAAGTGGAAACAAGAGGGTCAGACCCCGGGGTACGGGGATGAAATCACCATCAGGACCCGGGTTAGAAAATCCCGTTCAGGATTAAGACCCGTTCACAAGGGGGGAGGGCAGTATCTGGTGATTGAAATTCAGGATTCGGGAACAGGCATTGCTGCCGGGGTTGCAGACCGGTTGTTTGAACCTTTTTTTACCACCAAGGAAGTAGGCAAGGGCACAGGCCTGGGCCTTTCCATTAGTTACGGCATTATCAAAGATTGCGGGGGAAGTATCCGGGCGGCCGGTGCAAAAGGGGGAGGTGCCCTTTTTGTGATCCGTTTTCCAGCCCACCATGACCAGGATCTTGACATTATCTATTCCTGA
- a CDS encoding CoB--CoM heterodisulfide reductase iron-sulfur subunit B family protein — MKSYLYYPGCSLKGTAKEYDISVTALMTSLGADLLEIDDWTCCGATAAQAVDSGIGLALGARNLALAEKNSRPDPEKEPLDILVPCSACYLNLKTAQFDLEKDKAKREGINQVLSKENLSVQTHLKVRHLLDVLSLDVDWKKGLPFSNPLEGIKVAPYYGCQCLRPFTVFDNPESPHSMDEMIQAAGAQVLDWDMGAQCCGASNATTKPDVGQYLVGKILDNAKDAHCIVTVCPMCQMNLETYQDKAHPVPVLYLPQFLGLAMGIARDRLGLELNLSENVQLTGG; from the coding sequence ATGAAATCCTATTTATACTATCCGGGATGCTCTTTAAAAGGCACGGCAAAGGAGTATGATATTTCTGTTACGGCCCTGATGACTTCTCTGGGGGCTGATCTGCTTGAGATTGACGACTGGACCTGCTGCGGGGCCACGGCTGCCCAGGCTGTGGATTCAGGTATCGGCCTTGCGCTGGGTGCCCGGAACCTTGCCCTGGCAGAAAAAAACAGCCGGCCTGATCCGGAAAAAGAGCCTCTGGACATCCTGGTGCCCTGTTCGGCCTGCTATTTGAATTTGAAAACAGCCCAGTTCGACCTGGAAAAGGATAAGGCCAAAAGGGAGGGGATCAACCAGGTGCTTTCAAAGGAGAATCTGTCAGTTCAAACCCATCTTAAGGTCAGACACCTTTTAGATGTTTTATCCCTGGATGTGGACTGGAAAAAGGGTCTGCCGTTTTCAAATCCTCTGGAAGGCATTAAAGTTGCGCCCTATTACGGATGCCAATGCCTCCGGCCGTTTACCGTTTTTGACAATCCTGAATCCCCCCATTCCATGGATGAGATGATTCAGGCTGCAGGGGCTCAGGTTTTGGACTGGGACATGGGGGCTCAATGCTGCGGCGCCTCCAATGCCACGACCAAACCTGACGTGGGTCAATATCTTGTGGGCAAAATTTTAGACAATGCAAAAGATGCCCATTGCATTGTAACGGTCTGCCCCATGTGCCAGATGAATCTTGAAACCTATCAAGACAAGGCCCATCCCGTTCCCGTGTTGTATCTGCCCCAGTTTTTAGGACTTGCCATGGGCATTGCCAGGGACCGTCTGGGTCTTGAACTGAACCTGAGTGAAAATGTTCAACTCACAGGAGGATAG
- a CDS encoding 4Fe-4S dicluster domain-containing protein — protein MPVTDCPEEIQASVAKVKEMVRSCIQCGTCSASCPNAEFMDITPRQMWRMVLTDRLDLLFASRSFTMCSSCYWCTLRCPRGLELTRAMGELKQIGARLKLGNSKKSDLFYRLFLDNVRQYGRVREVELMGRYFLGMRNPMAPLSYAPLGISLLKKGKIKPELPGRGPGKLADLFEAVQHQEGI, from the coding sequence ATGCCTGTGACAGATTGCCCAGAAGAGATTCAGGCGTCAGTGGCAAAGGTAAAAGAAATGGTCAGATCCTGTATCCAGTGCGGGACCTGCTCGGCCTCCTGCCCCAATGCCGAATTCATGGATATTACCCCCCGGCAGATGTGGCGGATGGTGCTGACAGACCGGCTTGACCTTCTTTTTGCCAGCCGCAGTTTTACCATGTGTTCCTCCTGCTATTGGTGCACCCTCAGGTGTCCCCGGGGGCTTGAACTGACCCGGGCCATGGGGGAACTCAAACAGATCGGGGCCCGGCTTAAACTTGGAAATTCAAAAAAGTCAGATTTGTTTTACCGTCTTTTTCTGGACAATGTCCGCCAATACGGGCGGGTCCGTGAAGTGGAACTTATGGGCCGGTATTTTCTGGGAATGAGAAATCCAATGGCCCCTCTGAGTTATGCCCCTTTGGGCATTTCCCTGTTAAAAAAGGGGAAGATTAAACCCGAACTGCCCGGCCGGGGTCCTGGAAAACTTGCAGACCTGTTTGAGGCGGTGCAGCATCAGGAGGGGATATGA
- a CDS encoding response regulator — protein sequence MKDQIGKTMVVGAGVSGIRSALDLAQAGFDVILVDRSDHAGGLLTQLDYQFPTSSCGLCRMLPMTERDKSSQYCLRRGLAHEKLEVCLSCDLISLQGEPGNFTAALNLGALSVDPGKCMGCGICEQVCPVDMADPFNQGFTQCKAIHPPLPQSFANAWTIDARACTRCGACEQACPTQAIHLIAPDRAGFRILVVDDEAIVRDSMTEWLSLEGYNVHSAESGRQALELMESLDFQIMLTDIKMPGMDGVALLGHARTMMPELVVIMMTAYAEVDSAVTAMKEGALDYVTKPFEPEKVIAMVEKVYEKFRMAHASIREVDAVVLAMGAGFYSPDQDKNIYGYKTIPGVVTAMEFERSLSHTGPEVFPAARLPVKRIAWFQCVGSRDRENGFCSSVCCMISIKQALLAFQKNPDLETADIFYMDLRTFGKDFDTYKETALEQGVGFIRARVHSVAPCLEGDTCGITVRYAVLDGRILEKEFDMVVLANGQKQDFRSKKMIDDLSLETNPWGFIDPPWSEPDHTSRPGIFSCGGLAGLKDIETSVTLGSAAAMSAMETMTGAGRTSKKAKATIHDDSSVRADEGQSPMSGDFKRSAPKIFVLVCPCTRFLGKNLDKDEILARVKKDTAIDAVEMMDDLCSPDAWEKALSTIEKSSANRLVIGGCPFLISKERRAMAGQAAGLPLHLVKGLDILGMAGRLGPTKEKIKANELVQKLNPELARGICRVSSQLKSADPVLTPADPFFDRALVVGGGIAGLSCAKAIADSGFHVDLVEKSPRLGGNLSWIRQAQGGDDTSQFLNTLVEDLTAHDRVSIHLSSQVTDSSGLSGRWVTIVQDENETPVRVDHGVTILATGGHEADPVQEYPGDVYTQKAFDLGVEAQTIDPESMDCLVMIQCHGCRQKDKNYCSRVCCAHSLDRALDLKTKFSDLQIYIFYRDMMTPGFLEAYYTRAREAGVVFIPYDKETAPQILADDQGLPRVTCHDPILDRDLEIDASAVVLAIGVVPELSSSLAQRYTAQKDEFGFFKAADPKFRPVDGLHPRVFACGLCIRPCFLGEAVAMARAVAARAVGILSGSSGGAAARVRQAYCSLCLACISACPFNARAVDPEIKKIVVDAVACQGCGICAAVCPSKAAQVDGIEEQHYLNVIDGVLTL from the coding sequence ATGAAAGACCAGATTGGAAAAACAATGGTTGTGGGGGCGGGCGTCAGCGGTATCCGGTCTGCCCTTGACTTGGCGCAGGCCGGATTTGACGTGATTCTGGTGGACCGTTCAGACCATGCGGGCGGACTGTTGACCCAGCTGGACTATCAATTTCCCACCTCCAGCTGCGGACTCTGCCGGATGCTGCCCATGACCGAGAGGGACAAGTCTTCCCAATACTGCCTGAGACGGGGGCTCGCCCATGAAAAACTTGAGGTTTGCCTCTCCTGTGATTTGATCTCCCTTCAAGGGGAGCCCGGCAATTTTACTGCGGCATTGAATTTGGGCGCCCTGTCCGTGGATCCTGGAAAATGCATGGGATGCGGTATTTGTGAGCAAGTCTGTCCCGTGGACATGGCCGACCCCTTTAACCAGGGGTTCACCCAATGCAAGGCCATACATCCGCCGTTGCCCCAGTCCTTTGCCAATGCCTGGACCATTGATGCTCGTGCCTGCACCCGGTGCGGGGCCTGTGAACAGGCCTGTCCTACCCAGGCCATTCATCTCATTGCCCCGGACAGGGCAGGGTTTAGAATCCTGGTGGTGGATGACGAGGCCATTGTCCGGGATTCAATGACAGAATGGCTCAGCCTTGAAGGGTATAATGTGCATAGTGCCGAGTCCGGACGCCAGGCCCTGGAATTGATGGAGAGCCTGGACTTTCAAATCATGCTCACGGATATCAAGATGCCGGGCATGGACGGGGTGGCGCTTCTTGGACATGCCCGGACAATGATGCCCGAACTTGTGGTGATCATGATGACGGCCTATGCAGAGGTGGATTCGGCGGTTACGGCAATGAAAGAGGGGGCTTTGGATTATGTGACCAAGCCCTTTGAACCGGAAAAGGTCATTGCCATGGTGGAAAAAGTCTATGAAAAGTTCAGAATGGCCCATGCATCCATACGAGAGGTCGATGCCGTGGTTTTGGCCATGGGTGCAGGGTTTTATTCTCCGGACCAGGATAAAAATATTTATGGATACAAGACTATCCCCGGGGTGGTGACAGCCATGGAGTTTGAAAGAAGCCTGAGTCATACCGGGCCTGAGGTTTTTCCTGCGGCCCGCCTTCCTGTCAAGCGGATTGCCTGGTTTCAATGCGTGGGCTCAAGAGACCGGGAAAATGGGTTTTGCTCCAGTGTCTGTTGTATGATTTCCATCAAGCAGGCCCTGCTGGCCTTCCAGAAAAATCCTGACCTTGAAACGGCTGATATTTTTTATATGGATTTGAGAACCTTTGGCAAAGACTTTGACACCTATAAGGAAACGGCCCTGGAGCAGGGGGTGGGGTTTATCCGGGCCCGGGTCCATTCTGTGGCACCTTGTCTGGAGGGCGACACCTGCGGCATCACCGTGCGTTATGCCGTATTGGACGGCCGGATCCTGGAAAAAGAGTTTGATATGGTGGTTTTGGCCAACGGCCAGAAGCAGGATTTTAGATCAAAGAAGATGATTGATGACTTAAGTCTTGAGACCAACCCATGGGGGTTTATTGACCCGCCCTGGTCTGAGCCGGACCATACCTCAAGGCCGGGAATTTTTTCCTGCGGCGGCCTTGCCGGGCTAAAGGATATTGAAACCAGTGTGACCCTGGGTTCTGCCGCTGCCATGTCTGCCATGGAAACCATGACCGGTGCCGGCAGGACAAGCAAAAAGGCAAAAGCCACCATTCATGATGATTCTTCGGTTCGGGCAGATGAGGGGCAATCCCCTATGAGCGGTGATTTTAAACGGTCGGCTCCCAAGATTTTTGTCCTGGTATGCCCCTGTACAAGGTTTTTAGGCAAAAATCTGGACAAGGATGAGATCCTGGCCAGGGTCAAAAAGGATACAGCCATTGACGCTGTTGAGATGATGGATGACCTTTGCAGTCCTGATGCCTGGGAAAAGGCCTTGTCCACTATTGAAAAAAGTTCGGCCAACCGTCTGGTGATTGGGGGGTGTCCTTTTTTGATTTCCAAGGAGCGACGGGCCATGGCAGGGCAGGCTGCAGGTCTGCCCTTACACCTGGTCAAAGGGCTGGACATTCTGGGCATGGCAGGCAGACTCGGCCCCACAAAAGAAAAGATTAAAGCCAATGAACTGGTTCAAAAATTAAACCCGGAGCTGGCCCGTGGGATCTGCCGTGTTAGTTCACAACTGAAATCCGCTGATCCGGTTTTAACCCCGGCCGATCCCTTTTTTGACCGGGCCCTTGTGGTCGGGGGGGGGATTGCAGGGCTGAGTTGCGCCAAGGCCATTGCAGACAGCGGATTCCATGTGGATCTGGTGGAAAAGAGCCCTCGTCTTGGGGGAAATTTGTCCTGGATCCGTCAGGCCCAGGGGGGAGACGATACCTCTCAGTTTTTAAATACCCTGGTTGAGGATTTAACCGCCCATGATCGGGTCAGCATTCATCTTTCCTCTCAAGTGACGGATAGTTCAGGTCTTTCAGGCCGATGGGTCACCATTGTCCAAGATGAAAACGAGACCCCGGTCCGGGTGGACCACGGGGTGACCATCCTTGCCACGGGCGGGCATGAGGCAGATCCTGTCCAAGAATACCCCGGGGATGTGTATACCCAGAAAGCGTTTGATCTGGGGGTGGAGGCCCAAACCATAGACCCTGAATCAATGGATTGTCTTGTGATGATTCAATGCCATGGGTGCAGACAAAAAGACAAAAATTATTGTTCAAGGGTCTGCTGCGCCCATTCCCTTGACCGGGCCCTGGACTTGAAGACGAAATTTTCTGATCTTCAAATTTATATTTTTTACAGGGACATGATGACCCCGGGGTTTTTGGAAGCCTATTATACCCGGGCCAGGGAAGCCGGGGTGGTATTTATTCCCTATGATAAAGAAACAGCCCCCCAAATTCTTGCCGATGACCAGGGCCTGCCCCGGGTGACCTGTCATGATCCCATCCTGGACAGGGATTTGGAGATTGATGCATCTGCCGTGGTCCTGGCCATAGGGGTGGTGCCCGAGCTGTCTTCTTCGCTGGCCCAGAGGTATACGGCCCAGAAGGATGAGTTTGGGTTTTTCAAGGCAGCAGATCCCAAATTTAGGCCCGTGGATGGGCTTCATCCCCGGGTGTTTGCCTGCGGTCTTTGTATCCGCCCTTGTTTTCTGGGTGAGGCCGTGGCCATGGCAAGGGCTGTGGCTGCAAGGGCCGTGGGGATCTTATCCGGATCTTCTGGCGGGGCTGCGGCAAGGGTTCGACAGGCCTATTGCAGTCTGTGTCTTGCCTGTATTTCGGCCTGCCCCTTTAATGCCAGGGCAGTGGATCCTGAAATCAAAAAAATTGTGGTGGATGCCGTGGCCTGCCAGGGATGCGGGATCTGTGCGGCCGTCTGCCCCAGCAAGGCTGCCCAGGTCGACGGAATTGAGGAACAGCATTATCTGAATGTAATTGACGGGGTCCTGACCCTGTAA
- a CDS encoding formate dehydrogenase produces the protein MIASIEPSKKGMEADLKILMKTMMEKKIVDALVLPVRQPDKISVMPSLIASPEEIDDAVFLSPCFYINAARMVSRLSFKKAGKKTAVWLRPCEISAFIELEKLNQASREELIIMGMDCPMALERDAFQTYMKNGGAKENDWAARVFADPCNPDLAPARSCSVCTSPLPDHADLGFFFYANSGEKGLVIEGATPKGEEVLEKCALKEASLPGEREPMVAQLIKTREAAFESMAEKVTQETDSLDKLGQFFGACINCYNCCNVCPVCYCRECVFNTDVFSHEPIQYHQWADKWGKIKLPSDTLFYHLTRLAHMSHACVGCGQCTQACPANIPVATLFSTVAKQVQKAFDYHPGSDDPPPFSVFNAQEYPEVVGIQ, from the coding sequence ATGATAGCAAGTATTGAACCGTCTAAAAAGGGCATGGAAGCGGATCTTAAAATCCTGATGAAAACCATGATGGAAAAGAAAATTGTGGATGCCCTGGTTCTTCCGGTGAGGCAGCCGGACAAGATCTCTGTGATGCCGTCATTGATTGCATCGCCGGAAGAAATTGATGATGCGGTTTTTTTAAGCCCTTGTTTTTATATCAATGCGGCCCGGATGGTCTCAAGGCTTTCCTTTAAAAAAGCCGGGAAAAAGACGGCTGTGTGGCTTCGGCCCTGTGAAATTTCTGCCTTTATCGAACTTGAAAAACTGAACCAGGCCAGCCGGGAAGAGCTGATCATCATGGGTATGGACTGCCCCATGGCCCTGGAGCGCGACGCCTTTCAAACCTATATGAAAAATGGGGGGGCTAAAGAAAATGACTGGGCCGCCAGGGTCTTTGCCGATCCTTGCAATCCGGACCTTGCCCCTGCCCGGAGCTGTTCGGTCTGTACCTCCCCTCTGCCTGACCATGCGGACTTGGGATTCTTTTTTTACGCAAATTCAGGGGAAAAGGGCCTTGTGATTGAGGGCGCCACCCCAAAAGGCGAAGAGGTCCTGGAAAAATGTGCCTTAAAAGAGGCCAGTCTGCCCGGGGAAAGGGAACCCATGGTCGCTCAATTGATCAAAACCCGTGAGGCGGCCTTTGAATCCATGGCTGAAAAGGTGACCCAGGAGACAGACTCTCTGGACAAGCTTGGGCAGTTTTTCGGGGCTTGCATCAACTGCTACAATTGCTGCAATGTCTGTCCGGTCTGTTATTGCCGGGAATGCGTGTTCAACACGGATGTGTTTTCCCATGAGCCCATTCAATACCACCAATGGGCAGACAAGTGGGGGAAGATTAAGCTGCCGTCAGATACCCTGTTTTATCATCTTACCCGCCTTGCCCATATGAGCCATGCCTGTGTGGGCTGCGGTCAGTGCACCCAGGCATGTCCTGCCAATATCCCTGTGGCAACCTTATTCTCCACCGTGGCAAAGCAGGTTCAAAAGGCCTTTGATTATCATCCCGGAAGCGATGATCCACCTCCTTTTTCCGTGTTTAACGCCCAGGAGTATCCTGAAGTGGTCGGCATTCAATAA
- a CDS encoding hydrogenase iron-sulfur subunit, which translates to MENYEPVIIAFVCNWCTYTAADLAGTSRLTYPENVRLVRVMCTGMVDSQYVIKAFLEGADAVVVSGCHPGDCHYINGNFKARRRMKLLKEILPKFGIDRERIRLTWIGASDGIEFAKIMTRFTDQIRELGPCQSPRQKRVS; encoded by the coding sequence ATGGAAAATTATGAACCGGTCATTATTGCTTTTGTCTGCAATTGGTGCACCTATACGGCTGCGGATCTGGCCGGAACTTCACGGCTGACCTATCCTGAAAACGTTCGTTTGGTCAGGGTGATGTGCACGGGGATGGTGGATTCTCAATATGTGATCAAGGCCTTTCTTGAAGGTGCGGATGCCGTGGTGGTATCCGGCTGCCACCCAGGAGACTGCCACTATATTAACGGAAATTTCAAGGCCAGAAGGCGGATGAAACTGCTCAAGGAGATCCTTCCTAAATTCGGCATTGACAGGGAACGGATTCGCCTGACCTGGATCGGGGCCAGTGACGGGATTGAATTTGCAAAAATCATGACCCGGTTCACGGATCAGATCAGGGAACTTGGCCCTTGCCAGTCGCCCAGGCAAAAAAGAGTATCCTAA